The proteins below are encoded in one region of Deltaproteobacteria bacterium:
- a CDS encoding response regulator: MDLSAWGSGKDREICGIWGRVLKDEKSLIINDPAAHPDRVGVPAGHVPLHSFLGVPLKHKDRTIGLICVANKPSGYDQADQEAVESLSVAIVEALMHKRAALALRESEDQFRNLLEFIPGVSIQGYTCDGTVVYWNKASEEIYGYTAAEALGRNLGDLIIPPDLQPEFKKGLELGARAKKSGELMPGGEYLLLHKDGSSVPVYSIHTVVCRADRAPTMFCIDIDLTERKKREAERFLISKLESLGILAGGIAHDFNNILTAILGNLNLASLDPKLRKKSREKIQKAESACMQAQGLARQLLTFAKGGVPVTRPTAIARLITDSTKFALSGAKSRAELSLPPDLWPVKVDEGQITQVISNLIINADQAMPEGGIIKVHAENITVTEVDRIPLTPGRYVKITIADQGIGIPERYLDKIFDPYFTTKQQGSGLGLAITHSIVSNHGGYITVESNIGEGSKFHLYLPAHQTKIAVQKKVAPTPPKGQGYILIMDDKDIVREVLGKMLRKMGYKVKYARDGTEAREIYQKTKIAGQPFTAVILDLTVPGGVGGKEVLKQIRQIDPQVKAIVSSGYNDDPVMSDYSRYGFQGVLAKPYKIEDLSKVLREIINEEA; the protein is encoded by the coding sequence TTGGATTTGAGTGCCTGGGGGTCAGGTAAGGATAGAGAGATCTGCGGCATCTGGGGCAGAGTCCTGAAGGATGAAAAATCCCTCATTATTAACGATCCGGCCGCTCATCCTGATCGGGTGGGAGTTCCCGCCGGACATGTGCCGCTGCATAGTTTCCTGGGTGTGCCTTTAAAACATAAAGATCGAACTATTGGTTTGATCTGTGTGGCCAATAAACCCTCGGGCTATGATCAGGCTGATCAAGAAGCGGTAGAAAGCTTATCGGTGGCCATTGTTGAAGCCCTGATGCACAAGCGGGCTGCCTTGGCCTTGAGAGAGAGCGAAGACCAATTCCGCAATCTTCTGGAATTTATCCCAGGGGTCTCCATTCAGGGTTATACCTGTGACGGGACCGTGGTGTATTGGAACAAAGCGAGCGAAGAGATTTATGGTTACACCGCGGCCGAAGCCCTGGGCCGCAATTTGGGAGACCTGATCATTCCCCCAGATCTTCAACCCGAATTTAAGAAGGGCCTGGAACTGGGAGCACGGGCCAAAAAATCAGGCGAATTGATGCCGGGTGGCGAATATCTGTTGCTGCATAAAGATGGCTCCTCGGTTCCGGTCTATTCCATCCATACCGTGGTATGTCGGGCGGATCGGGCCCCCACCATGTTCTGCATCGACATCGATTTAACCGAACGCAAAAAGAGGGAAGCCGAACGCTTTCTGATCAGCAAACTGGAATCCTTGGGTATCCTGGCTGGTGGTATTGCCCATGATTTTAATAATATCCTCACGGCTATACTGGGCAATCTGAATCTGGCATCCCTGGACCCCAAGTTGCGCAAAAAAAGCCGGGAAAAAATACAGAAAGCCGAAAGCGCCTGTATGCAAGCCCAAGGTCTGGCCAGACAACTGCTCACTTTTGCCAAGGGTGGAGTCCCGGTGACAAGACCTACGGCAATCGCTAGATTAATCACCGATTCCACCAAGTTTGCTTTGAGCGGGGCCAAATCCCGAGCTGAGCTTTCCTTGCCGCCTGACCTGTGGCCGGTAAAGGTTGATGAAGGGCAAATTACTCAAGTGATCAGTAACTTGATCATCAATGCCGATCAAGCCATGCCGGAAGGTGGCATAATCAAGGTGCACGCGGAAAATATCACGGTAACCGAAGTGGACCGGATACCACTGACCCCGGGAAGATATGTGAAAATAACCATTGCTGACCAGGGGATTGGCATTCCGGAGCGATACTTGGACAAGATTTTTGATCCCTACTTCACTACCAAACAACAAGGCAGCGGTCTGGGTTTGGCCATTACGCATTCCATTGTTAGTAATCACGGTGGCTATATTACGGTAGAGTCAAATATTGGTGAGGGGAGCAAGTTCCATCTCTATCTTCCCGCTCACCAGACCAAGATCGCGGTCCAGAAAAAAGTCGCCCCCACGCCTCCCAAGGGGCAGGGATATATCCTGATCATGGATGATAAAGATATCGTTAGAGAAGTGTTGGGTAAGATGCTGAGGAAAATGGGCTATAAAGTAAAGTATGCCCGAGACGGAACTGAAGCCCGGGAGATCTATCAGAAAACCAAAATCGCAGGCCAGCCGTTTACGGCAGTGATTTTAGATCTGACCGTCCCCGGCGGTGTGGGTGGTAAGGAGGTATTAAAACAGATCCGGCAGATCGATCCTCAGGTCAAAGCCATTGTGTCCAGCGGCTATAATGATGATCCGGTAATGTCTGACTACAGCCGATATGGTTTCCAGGGGGTGCTTGCCAAGCCCTATAAAATAGAAGATCTGAGCAAGGTATTACGCGAGATTATTAATGAAGAGGCCTGA
- a CDS encoding PAS domain S-box protein, translated as MNGPKLSYQELAAKVKKLEAESSRLKQAEIALQESQTRYRAMVEAFDGLIYVCSQDYRVEFMNARFIARTGYNPIGERCYKALHNRDSICPWCVNDRVFKGETVRWEMQSPKDHHWYYVVNTPIYHADGSISKQAMILDITDRKRKEKLLAGERQILEMVATGRPLQETLDALARLVEQLLVGIYCSVLLLDAEGQRLHHCSAPSLPNEYVQAIDGLSIGPAAGSCGTAAYRRETVIVEDTTVDPLWSRYRDLALRFGLRSCWSVPIFGSSGQVLGTFALYDGKTHRPSEEELQLIETAADLAGIAIEARASEEALRESEEKYRTLFEKSRDAICVTTKEGRFIDVNQATLELFGYTREEMIEGLNAAQLYVHPGYREQFKQQIESEGSIRDFEVKFLTKDGTEIDCLITSTVLRSKDGSLLGYQNIIRDITKQKQGEWALRKSVARYRAIVEDQTDLICRSLPDGRLTFVNEAYCRYFYKTREELIGTKFMPTIHPEDRDRVKVHLASLHPQNQAATIEHRVITPDGEIRWQQWTNRMILDDQGQPLEFQSVGRDITEQKLMEEALRKSAEKTKHFAYSVSHDLKSPAIGIHGLAKRLYQHYADLLDEQGKNYCAQIITASEQIATLVEKINVFISTKEVPLNIEKVKLTEILQIIRDEFSTQLNIRQINWVQPPKLPEIMVDRLSLIRALRNLVDNALKYGGDELSEIRIGHQERGQFHIISVKDDGIGLNLEDQEKIFGVFQRRITSKGIEGTGLGLAIVKEVVEQHGGRVWMDSAPQKGTTFYLALAKSPDSI; from the coding sequence ATGAACGGCCCCAAACTCAGTTACCAAGAATTAGCCGCAAAGGTCAAAAAACTAGAAGCAGAATCAAGCCGTCTTAAACAGGCCGAGATAGCTTTGCAAGAAAGTCAGACGCGCTACCGGGCTATGGTGGAAGCCTTTGACGGCCTGATCTATGTCTGCTCGCAGGACTATCGGGTCGAATTTATGAATGCCCGCTTCATCGCGCGAACCGGATATAATCCCATCGGCGAGCGCTGTTATAAAGCTCTGCATAATCGGGATAGTATCTGCCCCTGGTGTGTCAATGACCGGGTATTTAAAGGGGAAACGGTGCGCTGGGAGATGCAAAGCCCTAAAGATCACCATTGGTATTACGTGGTCAATACCCCCATCTACCACGCCGATGGCAGTATCTCCAAGCAGGCCATGATCCTGGACATCACCGATCGCAAGCGCAAAGAAAAACTTTTGGCCGGAGAACGACAGATTCTGGAGATGGTGGCCACCGGTCGTCCTTTACAGGAAACCCTGGATGCTCTTGCCAGGTTAGTTGAACAACTTCTGGTTGGTATTTATTGTTCGGTGCTCCTCCTTGACGCTGAGGGCCAACGCCTCCACCACTGCTCCGCACCCAGCCTGCCGAACGAATATGTTCAAGCCATTGATGGGCTGTCTATCGGTCCCGCGGCGGGTTCGTGCGGTACGGCCGCCTACCGGCGGGAGACGGTCATTGTCGAAGATACCACCGTTGATCCCTTGTGGTCCCGATATCGGGACCTGGCCCTCCGTTTTGGCCTTCGCTCTTGCTGGTCGGTGCCAATTTTCGGCAGTAGCGGCCAGGTATTGGGGACCTTTGCCCTCTACGATGGCAAGACCCACCGCCCCTCGGAAGAGGAGTTGCAACTGATTGAGACCGCCGCTGATCTGGCTGGGATTGCTATTGAGGCCCGGGCTTCAGAAGAAGCCCTGCGGGAAAGTGAAGAGAAATATCGCACTTTATTCGAGAAATCCAGAGACGCTATCTGTGTCACCACCAAAGAAGGCAGATTTATCGACGTTAATCAAGCTACCCTGGAACTTTTCGGTTATACCCGGGAGGAGATGATAGAAGGGCTTAACGCCGCCCAATTATATGTTCATCCGGGCTATCGCGAACAGTTTAAACAGCAGATTGAATCGGAAGGATCAATCAGGGACTTTGAGGTCAAATTCCTGACCAAAGATGGCACCGAGATTGACTGTTTAATAACCTCCACGGTATTGCGGTCCAAGGACGGCAGCCTCTTGGGATACCAGAATATTATTCGCGATATCACCAAACAGAAGCAGGGCGAATGGGCCTTGCGCAAAAGCGTGGCCCGCTATCGGGCCATTGTGGAGGATCAGACCGATCTCATCTGTCGCTCTCTTCCCGATGGCAGACTCACCTTTGTCAACGAAGCTTATTGCCGCTATTTTTACAAGACCCGGGAAGAGCTGATTGGCACTAAATTCATGCCAACCATTCATCCCGAAGATCGGGACAGGGTCAAGGTCCATTTAGCTTCTCTCCACCCCCAAAATCAGGCAGCCACCATCGAACACCGAGTCATCACCCCGGATGGGGAAATCCGTTGGCAACAATGGACCAACCGCATGATCCTGGATGACCAGGGCCAGCCCCTGGAGTTCCAGTCGGTGGGGCGAGATATCACCGAACAGAAATTAATGGAGGAGGCCTTAAGGAAGAGCGCTGAAAAAACCAAGCATTTTGCCTACTCGGTGTCGCATGACCTCAAAAGCCCGGCTATAGGTATCCATGGCCTGGCCAAGCGACTTTATCAGCATTATGCCGATCTCCTGGATGAACAGGGTAAAAATTACTGTGCTCAGATCATAACGGCCTCGGAACAGATAGCCACACTGGTGGAAAAAATTAACGTCTTTATTTCCACCAAAGAGGTTCCTTTGAATATTGAAAAAGTCAAATTGACCGAGATTCTCCAGATAATCAGAGACGAATTTTCCACTCAACTTAACATCCGGCAGATTAATTGGGTCCAACCGCCAAAGCTGCCGGAGATCATGGTGGACAGATTATCACTCATCCGAGCACTGCGCAATCTGGTCGATAACGCCTTAAAATATGGCGGTGACGAGTTGAGTGAAATCCGCATCGGCCATCAGGAGAGGGGGCAGTTTCACATTATTTCCGTAAAAGATGATGGTATCGGTTTAAATTTGGAAGATCAGGAAAAAATTTTTGGAGTCTTTCAACGGCGCATAACTTCCAAGGGCATCGAAGGCACCGGACTGGGACTGGCCATAGTCAAGGAGGTTGTGGAACAACATGGCGGCAGGGTATGGATGGACTCAGCTCCCCAAAAGGGGACCACTTTTTATCTGGCTCTTGCCAAGTCTCCGGATAGCATCTAA
- a CDS encoding universal stress protein, translated as MGNIKGKARSLAVAIDGSNPSWEAMRRAINMARLLELPLEVLTVIQMRKAGYFAFIDRHLLEEQEAYAKKVLSEAEDRCQKAGVEVRTHLLQSERGPSEAIVEFLEAARGIKFLVIGSYGHGFRGRHILGSTTERVVREVAHRALPVPVLVVPSVQSTE; from the coding sequence ATGGGTAACATAAAGGGAAAAGCCAGATCATTGGCAGTGGCCATTGATGGATCGAATCCATCCTGGGAAGCAATGCGAAGAGCCATTAATATGGCGCGGCTGCTGGAACTACCGCTGGAGGTGCTAACCGTTATCCAGATGCGCAAGGCCGGCTATTTTGCCTTTATTGACCGGCACTTACTTGAAGAACAAGAGGCTTATGCCAAGAAAGTGTTGAGCGAAGCCGAGGATCGGTGCCAAAAAGCCGGGGTTGAGGTCCGGACCCATCTGTTACAGAGTGAGAGGGGTCCTTCCGAGGCGATTGTGGAATTCTTGGAAGCCGCCCGGGGTATAAAATTTTTGGTTATTGGCAGCTACGGCCATGGCTTCCGGGGCCGCCATATTTTAGGCTCCACCACCGAGCGGGTGGTCCGGGAGGTAGCTCACCGCGCCCTGCCGGTGCCGGTTTTGGTGGTTCCCTCGGTCCAGTCCACTGAATAA
- a CDS encoding TIGR02186 family protein translates to MKRALTILVALGLAGWLSGPAQAITKEAQQKVLTAATKNLIEIGLAYRGDRIHFFGVHPVPDTDLIVKLTAEKSEAVKLSVKGKVGPFWMTVKQYEVTGVPFMYKIHAQKPLDQIISPATAQELELGYPSIRHHMKMHLLRGKAAPDDEETLFNGLIKLKERINLYNIVEDPQRLLVTEGRVFQHYFRFPPAATEGRYLVESFCFDKGELVGYGKDMIEIKKVGVENWLTSTSQNSPLFFGILAVIVALGAGLGVGLIFKKGGH, encoded by the coding sequence ATGAAACGAGCTCTCACCATTCTGGTGGCCCTTGGCCTAGCAGGTTGGTTAAGCGGCCCAGCCCAGGCCATTACCAAGGAAGCCCAGCAAAAAGTTTTAACCGCGGCTACCAAAAACCTGATTGAGATCGGCTTGGCTTATCGGGGAGACCGGATCCATTTTTTCGGAGTGCATCCGGTTCCGGATACCGACCTCATTGTCAAGCTGACCGCGGAAAAATCCGAGGCCGTCAAACTGTCGGTCAAAGGCAAGGTGGGGCCCTTCTGGATGACGGTCAAACAATACGAGGTCACTGGCGTCCCCTTCATGTATAAAATTCATGCCCAAAAACCCTTAGACCAGATCATTTCCCCGGCCACTGCCCAAGAGCTGGAATTAGGCTATCCCTCCATCCGGCACCACATGAAGATGCATCTGCTCCGGGGCAAGGCTGCACCGGACGATGAGGAAACCCTCTTTAACGGTTTGATCAAACTTAAAGAGAGAATCAACCTGTATAATATCGTCGAGGACCCACAACGCCTGCTAGTTACCGAAGGCCGGGTGTTCCAGCACTACTTTCGATTCCCGCCTGCGGCTACTGAAGGACGTTATCTGGTGGAATCCTTCTGTTTTGATAAGGGGGAATTGGTAGGTTACGGCAAGGACATGATTGAAATCAAAAAGGTCGGGGTGGAAAACTGGCTCACATCCACCTCTCAAAATTCCCCTTTATTTTTCGGCATTCTGGCGGTAATTGTGGCCCTGGGGGCCGGACTGGGTGTGGGCCTGATCTTCAAGAAAGGAGGCCATTGA